A section of the Deltaproteobacteria bacterium genome encodes:
- a CDS encoding Spx/MgsR family RNA polymerase-binding regulatory protein, whose amino-acid sequence MGIKIYEYNGCSTCKKALRFLNERKTEFNAIPIVESPPSLEELRQMVGYLKKRGSDFKKLFNTSGVLYREMKISEKLKGGMTEAEALKLLSENGKLIKRPFILTEKSGTVGFDETEWNKLL is encoded by the coding sequence ATGGGCATAAAAATCTATGAGTACAATGGCTGTAGCACCTGCAAAAAAGCACTTCGCTTCCTCAACGAACGAAAAACTGAGTTCAATGCGATCCCGATCGTCGAGTCACCTCCAAGCCTCGAGGAGCTCCGGCAGATGGTCGGTTACCTCAAGAAGCGCGGGAGCGATTTTAAAAAACTCTTCAACACCTCTGGCGTCCTGTATCGAGAAATGAAAATATCAGAGAAGTTAAAAGGCGGGATGACCGAGGCAGAAGCACTCAAGCTTTTAAGCGAAAACGGAAAGCTCATAAAACGCCCCTTTATTCTCACAGAGAAATCCGGAACAGTGGGGTTTGACGAAACTGAGTGGAACAAACTGCTCTAA
- a CDS encoding TerC family protein — translation MILFTFAEYWWFYAGFVAFVLAMLALDLGVFHRKAHEVGFKEAAGWTVAWISLAMLFNSLLYFYAADKFSPAVGKTVALEFLTGFVVEKTLAIDNIFIFAVVFNYFAIPKIYQHRILFWGILGALLFRAIFIALGSVLMQYEWVVIFFGGVLILTGFKMCFAGTEETDLEKNFLIRWLKKLFPVHPKIEGDRFFFVKDGKRFVTPLFIALIFLELSDIIFAIDSVPAIFALTKEPMIVFTSNIFAILGLRSMFFMLAGSMDRFAYIKYGLAAVLVFVGLKMAYLNEAFGGKFPIGWSLGIIATLIGGSMVVSWIVDRRKNAEASSAAKP, via the coding sequence ATGATTTTGTTCACGTTCGCGGAATATTGGTGGTTTTACGCCGGCTTCGTCGCTTTTGTACTGGCTATGCTCGCTCTTGACCTTGGCGTCTTCCACCGCAAGGCCCATGAGGTGGGGTTTAAGGAGGCCGCAGGCTGGACAGTCGCTTGGATTTCGCTAGCGATGCTTTTTAACAGTTTACTTTACTTCTACGCAGCGGACAAGTTTTCGCCGGCCGTAGGAAAAACGGTTGCGCTTGAATTTCTGACCGGCTTCGTCGTTGAGAAAACCTTGGCGATCGACAACATCTTCATCTTTGCGGTCGTGTTCAATTATTTCGCCATCCCAAAAATCTATCAGCATCGAATTTTGTTCTGGGGCATTCTTGGTGCGCTCTTGTTCCGAGCGATCTTCATCGCACTTGGGTCCGTGTTGATGCAGTACGAATGGGTCGTCATTTTCTTCGGCGGCGTTTTGATTCTGACTGGATTTAAAATGTGTTTTGCCGGCACAGAAGAAACTGATCTCGAAAAGAACTTTTTGATTAGGTGGCTGAAGAAATTGTTCCCGGTTCACCCGAAAATTGAGGGCGATCGCTTCTTTTTCGTAAAAGACGGCAAGCGTTTTGTAACACCACTGTTCATTGCGCTTATTTTTTTAGAACTCTCGGACATTATCTTTGCGATCGATTCGGTGCCAGCCATCTTCGCGCTGACCAAAGAACCGATGATCGTTTTCACGTCCAACATTTTCGCGATTCTTGGTCTTCGATCAATGTTTTTCATGTTAGCAGGATCGATGGACCGATTTGCCTACATCAAGTACGGGTTAGCTGCTGTCCTGGTTTTCGTTGGCCTCAAGATGGCCTACCTCAATGAGGCTTTCGGCGGCAAATTTCCAATTGGCTGGTCACTTGGCATCATCGCGACTTTGATCGGCGGATCAATGGTCGTTTCTTGGATCGTTGACCGAAGGAAAAACGCCGAGGCTTCGTCCGCGGCCAAACCCTGA